AAGATTTACCCTTTGAGAACTATATTCACAAACCATGTAAGAGCATTCTTTTACCTCAACTTCATCAAGATCGCTTGGATCATTTTAAAACATAAACCTGATGTTGTCTATCTGAAACAAGAACCATACTCAACCGCAGGATTTGTAATACTCTTACTAACAAAAATATTAAATCCAAAGTCAAAGATATTGATAGAGAGTGATGAAAATATCTTCAAGAATCATCCCATACCATTCAAATTCTTTGAGAAGCTCAACTTAAGGTTATCTGATGCTCTCGTTGTTATTCCAACAGATGCAATAGAAATGTATAGAAGCAAAGGTTTCGGTAAAGAGATATACAAAACTTACTACTTTATACCTGAATTTAGAACTGATGTGGAACCGCTTGACGTCCGAAGCAATGCTAAGCTCAAAGTAGGTTTTGCAGGAAGGATATCAAAACCAAAAGGTGTTGATATAATTATACTAGCACTCAGTGAACTCAAGAAAAGAAACATCAACGACATTGAACTTTTTATAGTTGGATACCCAGAAGACAATGAATATTACCAATACATAATTAAACTTGCAGAAGAAAAAGATATCAAGATGACACATCTTGGTTCATTTGGTTTGGATAAGATGTTTGCTTTCTACAAGACTATAGATGTTTTAGTTCTACCATCTAGAACCGTGCCATGGTGGAAAGAGCAGTTTGGCAGAGTTTTAGTTGAAGCGATGGCTTGTGGAACTCCTTGCGTAGGGTCTTCTTCTGGAGAGATACCTAGAGTTATCAATAATCCTAACCTAATCTTCCAGGAAGACAATTTTAAAGAATTAGCAGACATTCTAGAAAAGTTTTACAATAAAGAGTATTCAAAAGATAAACTTTTGGAAAGTCTCATTCAGTATTCAAAGAACTTTACAATTGAAGCAGTTGCAAAGAATAAAGCAGAGATTGTAAGAAAAGTGT
The nucleotide sequence above comes from Spirochaetota bacterium. Encoded proteins:
- a CDS encoding glycosyltransferase; the encoded protein is MNTNGKIRVLFIWHGAVEKNYRQLFYEMSKHGLEMIVITAKRWFETSKWQTFETIELDKHYKIYPLRTIFTNHVRAFFYLNFIKIAWIILKHKPDVVYLKQEPYSTAGFVILLLTKILNPKSKILIESDENIFKNHPIPFKFFEKLNLRLSDALVVIPTDAIEMYRSKGFGKEIYKTYYFIPEFRTDVEPLDVRSNAKLKVGFAGRISKPKGVDIIILALSELKKRNINDIELFIVGYPEDNEYYQYIIKLAEEKDIKMTHLGSFGLDKMFAFYKTIDVLVLPSRTVPWWKEQFGRVLVEAMACGTPCVGSSSGEIPRVINNPNLIFQEDNFKELADILEKFYNKEYSKDKLLESLIQYSKNFTIEAVAKNKAEIVRKVYEQNKQYL